The Bacillus vallismortis genome window below encodes:
- the papB gene encoding di/tri-peptidase has product MNRIQRVSSWLKEQRHTAAFIHTKENVFYLTGFYTEPHERLMGLFIFQEEEPFFVCPGMEADQARNAGWNYEIIGYADHENPWELIEKALKKRNISIHTLAVEKDSISLSRADQLKHSAGGAQFVSAEETLNQFRLIKDDKEIRLLKEAAKLADYGVEVGAAALREGISEVEVLAQIEYELKKKGIQGMSFSTMVLFGTKSGQPHGNPGSATLKKGDFVLFDLGVILDGYCSDISRTFAYKTINPKQEEIYETVLQAEKAAMEASKPGVRIGDLDLTARGIIEKAGYGDYFPHRLGHGLGISVHEYPSMSQANDTLLQEGMVYTIEPGIYVPEIGGVRIEDDVHVTKDGAVALTQYPKELIILP; this is encoded by the coding sequence GTGAATAGAATACAACGCGTCTCTTCATGGCTGAAGGAACAGAGGCATACTGCCGCATTTATTCATACGAAAGAAAATGTTTTTTACTTAACCGGTTTTTACACAGAACCGCATGAAAGATTGATGGGTTTATTTATTTTTCAAGAAGAGGAGCCTTTCTTTGTGTGTCCCGGTATGGAAGCAGACCAGGCCCGCAACGCAGGCTGGAATTATGAAATCATTGGCTATGCGGATCACGAAAATCCGTGGGAGCTGATAGAGAAAGCCTTGAAAAAGCGAAATATCAGCATACATACACTAGCAGTAGAAAAGGATTCGATTTCACTATCACGCGCAGATCAGCTGAAGCATTCTGCCGGCGGGGCTCAGTTTGTATCAGCTGAAGAAACACTTAACCAATTTCGCCTGATTAAAGACGACAAGGAAATACGTTTGCTGAAAGAGGCGGCGAAGCTTGCTGATTACGGTGTTGAAGTTGGCGCAGCCGCTTTGCGTGAAGGCATTAGTGAAGTGGAAGTGCTCGCTCAAATCGAGTATGAGCTGAAGAAAAAAGGAATCCAGGGCATGTCATTCTCCACAATGGTTTTATTCGGAACAAAATCAGGCCAGCCCCACGGAAACCCGGGTTCAGCCACATTGAAGAAAGGTGATTTTGTTTTATTTGATCTCGGTGTTATTCTTGACGGCTACTGCTCTGATATTTCAAGAACGTTTGCATACAAGACCATCAATCCGAAGCAAGAGGAGATTTATGAGACGGTGCTTCAAGCGGAAAAAGCCGCAATGGAGGCAAGTAAACCCGGTGTCAGAATCGGCGATCTTGATTTAACTGCCCGAGGAATCATTGAAAAAGCGGGATACGGAGATTATTTTCCTCACCGGCTGGGGCACGGACTTGGGATTTCTGTCCATGAGTACCCATCAATGAGCCAAGCCAACGATACATTGTTGCAGGAAGGCATGGTCTACACGATCGAACCGGGGATTTATGTGCCTGAGATCGGCGGCGTGCGCATTGAGGATGACGTTCATGTAACAAAGGACGGAGCGGTTGCTCTGACCCAATATCCAAAGGAATTAATCATACTGCCGTAA
- a CDS encoding LacI family DNA-binding transcriptional regulator produces the protein MANIKDIAEKAGVSVTTVSRVINNHPYVSEDKRNRVLEAMEALAYARNIHAVHLSKGFSNMIGVVLPTINLPYFAELIAGIADAAAESGIHLSLFQTNYDVEKEIFALSQLKQRQVDGLIFCSKSLADEKLIEWEGPILLCQNSDIGRFPTISIPHHQAFRCGLDYLITKGHKKIAICLARKKGMNSHFRIKAYKEALEEIGEAFHEDWVIEKAITINDGKALFHKWKKWKEKPTAIFVANDQVSAGLLLEAKAQRISVPDELAILSVDNHEISQSLGVTTIDIQTKEMGKQAFAMLEKRIQGQPIERKVLDYRLIERSTV, from the coding sequence ATGGCTAATATTAAAGACATTGCAGAAAAAGCCGGTGTCTCCGTTACAACGGTTTCCCGAGTCATAAACAATCATCCTTACGTCAGTGAAGACAAAAGAAATAGAGTGCTTGAGGCAATGGAAGCATTGGCGTACGCGAGAAATATTCACGCTGTGCATTTATCGAAAGGATTTTCAAATATGATTGGCGTTGTCTTGCCGACGATTAATCTCCCTTATTTTGCAGAGCTGATTGCAGGGATAGCCGACGCAGCCGCGGAATCCGGAATTCACCTCTCTTTATTCCAAACAAACTATGATGTGGAGAAAGAAATTTTTGCGCTGTCCCAGTTAAAGCAACGGCAGGTTGACGGGTTGATTTTTTGTTCGAAATCGCTTGCTGATGAGAAGCTCATCGAATGGGAGGGCCCGATATTGCTTTGCCAGAATTCAGATATCGGCCGTTTTCCAACCATCAGCATTCCTCACCACCAAGCATTCAGGTGCGGCTTGGACTATTTAATTACCAAAGGGCATAAAAAAATAGCAATCTGTTTGGCAAGAAAAAAGGGCATGAACAGCCATTTTCGAATCAAAGCCTATAAAGAAGCATTGGAAGAGATCGGAGAGGCCTTTCATGAAGACTGGGTGATTGAGAAAGCGATTACAATCAATGATGGAAAGGCGCTTTTTCATAAGTGGAAAAAGTGGAAGGAAAAACCGACGGCTATTTTTGTTGCCAATGATCAAGTGTCAGCAGGGCTTTTACTTGAAGCAAAGGCCCAGCGGATATCGGTACCGGATGAGCTTGCCATCTTAAGCGTTGATAACCATGAAATCAGTCAATCGCTTGGTGTCACAACGATCGATATTCAAACAAAAGAAATGGGAAAGCAGGCGTTTGCCATGCTGGAAAAAAGAATTCAGGGACAGCCGATTGAGAGGAAAGTTCTCGATTACCGCCTCATCGAAAGATCGACTGTTTAG
- the pfeT gene encoding metal-transporting ATPase PfeT, whose amino-acid sequence MNEQVIAQHDPHEPLKTEQREKNWAQHAELIAALVSGALILAGWLLSGHQVLSVTLYLLAFVIGGFAKAKEGIEETFESKTLNVELLMIFAAIGSAVIGYWAEGAILIFIFSLSGALETYTMHKSSRDLTSLMQLEPEEATLMVNGETKRVAVSDLQAGDMIVIKPGERVAADGVIESGSTSLDESALTGESMPVEKNTGDAVFTGTVNRNGSLTVRVTKANEDSLFRKIIKLVESAQSSVSPAQAFIERFENAYVKGVLIAVGLLLFVPHFTLGWSWSETFYRAMVFMVVASPCALVASIMPAALSLISNGARNGMLVKGSVFLEQLGSVQMIAFDKTGTVTKGQPAVETLRIAEGFSETEVLEAVYAIETQSSHPLAQAITAYAESRGVNQPGYISIEETSGFGVMAEVSGAKWKIGKAGFIGEEKAAQFINQTASEVIQSGQTVVFVKKDDQIAGCIALKDQIRTEAKEVMEELNRLGIKTAMLTGDHEDTAQAIAKEAGMTTVAAECLPDQKVNEIKRLKEEFGTIAMVGDGINDAPALKAADIGIAMGGGTDVALETADMVLMQNDLKKLVNMCRLSRKMNRIVKQNIVFSLAVICLLICANFLQVMELPFGVIGHEGSTILVILNGLRLLK is encoded by the coding sequence ATGAATGAACAGGTTATCGCTCAACACGATCCGCACGAGCCATTAAAAACAGAACAGAGAGAAAAAAACTGGGCGCAGCATGCCGAGCTTATTGCAGCACTCGTGTCAGGCGCTCTTATTTTGGCCGGATGGCTTTTATCCGGACATCAAGTATTATCAGTAACGCTTTACTTGCTGGCTTTTGTGATCGGCGGGTTTGCTAAAGCAAAGGAAGGAATCGAAGAAACGTTCGAATCCAAAACACTGAATGTAGAACTTTTAATGATTTTCGCTGCCATTGGTTCCGCCGTGATCGGATATTGGGCAGAGGGTGCTATTTTAATATTTATTTTTTCCTTAAGCGGAGCTTTAGAAACATACACGATGCATAAAAGCAGCAGAGATTTAACTTCTTTGATGCAGCTTGAGCCAGAAGAAGCGACACTGATGGTCAATGGCGAAACCAAAAGAGTTGCGGTTTCCGACTTGCAGGCCGGTGATATGATTGTGATCAAACCTGGAGAACGAGTAGCGGCAGACGGTGTCATTGAATCGGGCTCAACAAGCCTTGATGAGTCAGCATTAACAGGTGAGTCAATGCCTGTGGAAAAAAACACCGGTGACGCTGTATTTACGGGGACTGTGAATCGCAACGGCTCCTTGACCGTCCGTGTCACAAAAGCAAATGAAGATTCGTTATTCAGAAAAATCATCAAACTGGTTGAATCTGCGCAAAGCAGTGTTTCACCCGCGCAGGCTTTCATCGAACGATTTGAAAATGCTTATGTAAAAGGTGTGCTGATTGCGGTGGGGCTCTTGTTATTCGTGCCGCACTTTACGCTGGGGTGGAGCTGGAGTGAAACCTTCTACCGCGCAATGGTGTTTATGGTTGTCGCCTCACCTTGTGCGCTTGTCGCCTCTATTATGCCGGCGGCGCTTTCCTTGATTTCAAATGGCGCCCGCAACGGTATGCTTGTAAAAGGAAGCGTCTTTCTTGAGCAGCTGGGCTCTGTGCAAATGATCGCCTTTGACAAAACGGGCACTGTAACAAAAGGCCAGCCTGCCGTTGAAACTCTTAGAATCGCAGAAGGATTCAGCGAAACGGAGGTTCTAGAGGCCGTCTATGCCATCGAAACACAATCAAGCCATCCGCTCGCTCAAGCCATAACAGCGTACGCTGAAAGCCGCGGCGTGAATCAGCCCGGCTACATATCTATAGAAGAAACATCAGGGTTTGGTGTTATGGCAGAAGTGTCGGGCGCGAAATGGAAGATCGGTAAAGCGGGTTTTATCGGCGAGGAAAAGGCAGCACAATTTATAAATCAAACAGCATCAGAAGTCATTCAAAGCGGCCAAACGGTTGTATTTGTGAAAAAGGATGATCAAATAGCGGGCTGTATCGCACTGAAAGATCAAATCAGGACTGAAGCAAAAGAGGTCATGGAAGAATTGAACCGACTAGGGATTAAAACGGCGATGCTGACAGGAGATCATGAGGATACGGCTCAAGCAATAGCGAAGGAAGCCGGAATGACAACTGTTGCGGCAGAGTGCCTGCCTGACCAAAAAGTGAATGAGATCAAACGATTAAAAGAAGAATTCGGAACGATTGCAATGGTCGGTGACGGAATCAATGATGCGCCGGCCCTTAAAGCGGCGGATATTGGCATTGCAATGGGCGGCGGGACAGATGTCGCTCTTGAGACCGCTGATATGGTCCTCATGCAAAATGATTTGAAAAAACTTGTTAACATGTGCCGCTTGTCACGGAAAATGAACAGGATTGTCAAACAAAATATCGTGTTCTCTCTAGCTGTGATCTGCCTGCTGATTTGTGCAAACTTTTTACAGGTGATGGAATTGCCATTTGGCGTGATTGGTCATGAGGGAAGTACAATCTTGGTGATATTGAACGGATTAAGGCTTTTAAAATAA
- the glcT gene encoding ptsGHI operon transcription antiterminator GlcT produces MTKELRIVNGSFTVKKVLNNNVLIASHHKYSEVVLIGKGIGFGKKQDDVIEDKGYEKMFILKDEKEQKQFKKLLDYVDEKLVDISNDVIYHISNRTNHSLNEHIHIALTDHIAFAIKRQQQGFDMKNPFLMETQSLYPDEYQIAKEVIEMINEKAGICLPEGEIGFIALHIHSALTNRPLSEVNQHSQLMAQLVEVIEDSFQMKVNKESVHYLRLIRHIRFTIERIKKEEPTKEPEKLMLLLKNEYPLCYNTAWKLIKILQQTLKKPVHEAEAVYLTLHLYRLTNKIS; encoded by the coding sequence ATGACAAAGGAGCTGAGGATCGTGAATGGGTCCTTTACAGTGAAAAAGGTACTGAATAATAACGTATTAATTGCTTCTCATCATAAATACAGCGAAGTCGTTTTAATCGGAAAAGGTATTGGTTTCGGAAAAAAACAAGATGATGTCATTGAAGATAAAGGCTACGAAAAAATGTTCATTTTAAAGGACGAGAAGGAACAAAAACAGTTTAAAAAGCTCCTTGACTATGTTGATGAAAAGCTCGTTGATATTTCAAACGATGTCATCTATCACATCAGCAACAGGACGAACCACTCATTAAATGAACATATTCACATTGCGCTGACAGATCATATCGCATTTGCGATCAAAAGACAGCAGCAGGGCTTTGATATGAAAAATCCATTTTTAATGGAGACTCAGTCACTATATCCTGATGAATACCAAATAGCCAAAGAAGTCATAGAAATGATCAATGAAAAAGCGGGAATCTGTCTTCCGGAGGGGGAGATCGGTTTTATTGCCCTGCATATCCATTCGGCCCTGACAAACCGTCCGCTGTCCGAAGTCAATCAGCACTCGCAGCTGATGGCGCAGCTTGTCGAGGTGATTGAAGACTCATTTCAAATGAAAGTAAACAAGGAAAGTGTCCACTATTTGCGGCTGATCCGGCATATCAGATTTACTATAGAAAGAATTAAAAAAGAAGAACCGACTAAAGAACCAGAAAAATTAATGTTGTTATTGAAAAATGAATATCCACTATGCTACAATACAGCTTGGAAATTGATTAAAATCTTGCAGCAAACATTGAAGAAACCAGTTCATGAGGCGGAAGCGGTTTATCTGACGCTTCATCTGTACCGATTAACCAATAAAATTTCATAA
- a CDS encoding phosphocarrier protein HPr has protein sequence MAQKTFKVTADSGIHARPATVLVQTASKYDADVNLEYNGKTVNLKSIMGVMSLGIAKGAEITISATGADENDALNALEETMKSEGLGE, from the coding sequence ATGGCACAAAAAACATTTAAAGTAACTGCAGATTCTGGAATCCACGCTCGTCCTGCGACAGTTCTTGTACAAACTGCAAGCAAATACGACGCTGACGTGAATTTAGAATATAACGGCAAAACAGTAAACCTTAAATCTATTATGGGTGTTATGTCTCTAGGTATCGCTAAAGGTGCTGAGATCACAATCTCTGCTACTGGCGCTGACGAAAACGATGCTCTTAACGCTTTAGAAGAAACAATGAAAAGCGAAGGACTCGGCGAGTAA
- the ptsG gene encoding PTS glucose transporter subunit IIABC, protein MFKALFGVLQKIGRALMLPVAILPAAGILLAIGNAMQNKDMIEVLHFLSNDNVQLVAGVMESAGQIVFDNLPLLFAVGVAIGLANGDGVAGIAAIIGYLVMNVSMSAVLVANGTIPSDSIERAKFFTENHPAYVNMLGIPTLATGVFGGIIVGVLAALLFNRFYTIELPQYLGFFAGKRFVPIVTSISALILGLIMLVIWPPIQHGLNSFSTGLVEANPTLAAFIFGVIERSLIPFGLHHIFYSPFWYEFFSYKSAAGEIIRGDQRIFMAQIKDGVQLTAGTFMTGKYPFMMFGLPAAALAIYHEAKPKNKKLVAGIMGSAALTSFLTGITEPLEFSFLFVAPILFAIHCVFAGLSFMVMQLLNVKIGMTFSGGLIDYFLFGILPNRTAWWLVIPVGLAIAVIYYFGFRFAIRKFNLKTPGREDAAAETASTGKTGEAGDLPYEILQAMGDQENIKHLDACITRLRVTVNDQKKVDKDRLKQLGASGVLEVGNNIQAIFGPRSDGLKTQMQDIIAGRKPRPEPTTSAQEEVSQQVEEVIAEPLQNEIGEEVFVSPIAGEIHPITDVPDQVFSGKMMGDGFAVLPSEGIVVSPVRGKILNVFPTKHAIGLQSDGGREILIHFGIDTVSLKGEGFTSFVSEGDRVEPGQKLLEVDLDAVKPNVPSLMTPIVFTNLAEGETVSIKASGSVNREQEEIVKIEK, encoded by the coding sequence ATGTTTAAAGCATTATTCGGCGTTCTTCAAAAAATCGGGCGTGCGCTTATGCTTCCAGTTGCGATCCTTCCGGCTGCGGGTATCTTGCTTGCGATCGGAAATGCGATGCAAAATAAGGACATGATTGAAGTCCTGCATTTCTTGAGCAATGACAATGTCCAGCTCGTAGCAGGTGTTATGGAAAGCGCTGGACAGATTGTTTTTGATAATCTTCCGCTTCTATTCGCAGTAGGTGTAGCCATCGGGCTTGCCAACGGTGATGGAGTTGCAGGGATTGCTGCAATTATCGGTTATCTGGTGATGAACGTATCCATGAGTGCGGTTCTTGTTGCAAACGGAACCATTCCTTCCGATTCAATCGAAAGAGCCAAGTTCTTCACGGAAAACCATCCTGCATATGTAAACATGCTTGGTATACCTACCTTGGCGACAGGCGTGTTCGGCGGTATTATCGTCGGTGTGTTAGCGGCATTATTATTCAACAGATTTTACACAATTGAACTGCCGCAATATCTTGGTTTCTTTGCGGGTAAACGTTTCGTTCCAATTGTTACGTCAATTTCTGCACTGATTCTGGGTCTTATTATGTTAGTGATCTGGCCTCCGATCCAGCATGGATTGAATTCCTTTTCAACAGGATTAGTGGAAGCGAATCCAACCCTTGCTGCATTTATCTTCGGGGTGATCGAACGCTCACTTATTCCATTCGGTTTGCATCACATTTTCTATTCGCCGTTCTGGTATGAATTCTTCAGCTATAAGAGTGCTGCCGGAGAAATCATCCGCGGGGATCAGCGTATCTTTATGGCGCAGATTAAAGACGGCGTACAGTTAACAGCAGGTACGTTCATGACAGGTAAATATCCATTTATGATGTTCGGTCTGCCTGCTGCGGCGCTTGCGATTTATCATGAAGCAAAACCGAAAAACAAAAAACTCGTTGCAGGTATTATGGGTTCAGCGGCCTTGACATCCTTCTTAACAGGGATCACAGAGCCATTGGAATTCTCATTCCTATTCGTTGCCCCTATCTTGTTTGCGATTCACTGTGTGTTCGCGGGACTTTCATTCATGGTCATGCAGCTGTTGAATGTTAAGATTGGTATGACATTCTCCGGCGGTTTAATTGACTACTTCCTATTCGGTATTTTACCGAACCGGACGGCATGGTGGCTTGTCATTCCTGTCGGCTTAGCGATTGCGGTCATTTACTACTTCGGGTTCCGATTTGCCATCCGCAAATTTAATCTGAAAACACCTGGACGCGAGGATGCTGCGGCTGAAACTGCATCTACTGGGAAAACAGGTGAAGCTGGAGATCTTCCTTATGAGATCCTGCAGGCAATGGGTGACCAGGAAAATATCAAACACCTTGATGCTTGTATCACTCGTCTGCGTGTGACTGTAAACGATCAGAAAAAGGTTGATAAAGACCGTCTGAAACAGCTTGGCGCTTCCGGCGTGCTGGAAGTCGGCAACAACATTCAGGCTATTTTCGGACCTCGTTCTGACGGTTTAAAAACACAAATGCAAGATATCATTGCGGGACGCAAGCCAAGACCTGAACCGACAACATCTGCTCAAGAAGAAGTAAGTCAGCAGGTTGAGGAAGTCATTGCAGAACCGCTGCAAAATGAAATCGGCGAGGAAGTTTTCGTTTCTCCGATTGCCGGAGAAATTCACCCGATTACTGATGTTCCTGACCAAGTGTTCTCAGGAAAAATGATGGGTGACGGTTTTGCGGTTCTCCCTTCAGAAGGTATTGTCGTATCACCGGTTCGAGGAAAAATTCTAAATGTGTTCCCGACGAAACATGCGATCGGCCTGCAATCAGACGGCGGAAGAGAAATTTTGATCCACTTTGGTATTGATACTGTCAGCCTGAAGGGCGAAGGATTTACGTCTTTCGTATCAGAAGGAGACCGCGTTGAGCCTGGACAGAAACTTCTTGAAGTTGATCTGGACGCAGTCAAACCAAATGTACCGTCTCTTATGACACCGATTGTGTTTACGAACCTTGCTGAAGGCGAAACAGTCAGCATTAAGGCAAGCGGCTCAGTCAACAGAGAACAAGAAGAAATTGTGAAGATTGAAAAATAA
- the ptsP gene encoding phosphoenolpyruvate--protein phosphotransferase, protein MQELKGIGASAGIAIAKAYRLEEPDLTVEKKNISDSEAEVSRFDEAIARSKEELEKIKEHALKELGQDKADIFSAHLLVLSDPELLNPVKEKISTDSVNAEFALKETSSMFVTMFESMDNEYMKERAADIRDVTKRVTGHLLGVEIPNPSMISEEVIIIAEDLTPSDTAQLNREFVKGFTTDIGGRTSHSAIMARSLEIPAVVGTKAATGTIQNGVTVIVDGINGDVIIDPSAETVKEYEEKHNAYLAQKAEWAKLVNEPTVSKDGHHVELAANIGTPDDVKGVLENGGEAVGLYRTEFLYMGRDQLPTEDEQFDAYKTVLERMEGKSVVVRTLDIGGDKELPYLHLPKEMNPFLGYRAIRLCLEEQEIFRTQLRALLRASTYGNLKIMFPMIATVNEFKEAKAILLEEKEKLVKAGQTVSDDIEVGMMVEIPSTAVIADQFAKEVDFFSIGTNDLIQYTMAADRMNERVSYLYQPYNPAILRLITLVIEAAHKEGKWVGMCGEMAGDEIAIPILLGLGLDEFSMSATSILPARTQISKLSKQEAESFKEKILSMSTTEEVVAFVKETFK, encoded by the coding sequence ATGCAAGAATTAAAAGGGATTGGCGCTTCAGCCGGCATCGCGATTGCAAAAGCGTACCGGCTTGAAGAGCCAGATTTAACGGTTGAAAAGAAAAACATCTCTGATTCTGAAGCGGAAGTAAGCCGTTTTGATGAAGCGATTGCACGTTCAAAAGAAGAGCTCGAAAAAATCAAAGAGCACGCTCTGAAAGAACTTGGTCAGGATAAAGCTGACATTTTTTCTGCTCACCTTTTAGTTCTCAGTGACCCTGAGCTTCTAAACCCTGTGAAAGAAAAAATCAGCACTGATTCAGTGAACGCTGAATTCGCTTTAAAAGAAACGTCTTCTATGTTCGTTACTATGTTTGAATCAATGGACAACGAATATATGAAAGAGCGTGCGGCTGATATCCGTGACGTAACAAAACGCGTAACCGGCCACCTGCTTGGCGTCGAAATTCCAAACCCGAGCATGATCTCAGAAGAGGTTATTATTATAGCTGAAGACTTAACACCGTCTGACACAGCTCAATTAAACCGTGAGTTCGTAAAAGGATTCACAACTGATATCGGCGGACGCACATCTCACTCTGCCATCATGGCGCGTTCTCTTGAGATTCCTGCAGTTGTTGGTACGAAAGCGGCTACAGGCACGATCCAAAACGGCGTAACTGTTATCGTTGACGGTATTAATGGCGATGTCATTATCGACCCATCTGCGGAAACTGTAAAAGAGTATGAGGAAAAACATAATGCTTATTTGGCTCAAAAAGCTGAATGGGCGAAGCTTGTCAATGAACCGACTGTCTCAAAAGACGGACATCATGTAGAGCTTGCAGCGAACATCGGGACTCCTGATGATGTGAAAGGCGTTCTTGAAAATGGCGGGGAAGCAGTTGGCCTTTACCGTACAGAATTCCTTTACATGGGAAGAGATCAGCTGCCTACAGAAGATGAGCAGTTTGATGCATATAAAACGGTTCTTGAGCGTATGGAAGGAAAATCAGTTGTCGTGCGGACACTTGATATCGGCGGAGACAAAGAGCTTCCTTACCTGCATCTTCCTAAAGAAATGAACCCGTTCTTGGGATACAGAGCGATTCGTCTTTGCCTTGAAGAGCAAGAAATCTTCAGAACACAGCTTCGCGCGCTGCTTCGTGCAAGTACATACGGAAACCTGAAAATCATGTTCCCTATGATTGCGACAGTTAACGAATTTAAAGAAGCAAAAGCGATCCTTCTTGAAGAAAAAGAAAAGCTTGTCAAAGCGGGACAGACTGTATCTGACGATATTGAAGTCGGTATGATGGTTGAAATTCCGTCAACTGCAGTCATCGCTGATCAGTTTGCTAAAGAAGTTGATTTTTTCAGTATTGGAACAAACGATTTGATTCAATACACAATGGCTGCTGACCGTATGAATGAGCGTGTATCTTATCTGTATCAGCCATACAACCCTGCAATCCTTCGCTTGATTACACTCGTAATTGAAGCGGCACACAAAGAAGGAAAATGGGTTGGCATGTGCGGAGAAATGGCAGGAGACGAAATTGCGATCCCGATCCTTCTCGGCTTAGGCTTAGATGAGTTCTCAATGAGCGCAACTTCTATCCTTCCGGCAAGAACACAAATCAGCAAATTGTCTAAACAAGAAGCTGAGTCATTCAAAGAGAAAATTTTATCTATGAGCACGACAGAAGAAGTTGTCGCGTTCGTAAAAGAAACATTCAAGTAA
- the splA gene encoding splAB operon transcriptional regulator SplA — translation MSNQFNAGDTVYVIYRNPHAANVAHIKEAEIMHHPYHEGELSLFIFETYHPFAEDDAVFASYEEAKSLYKELFDIDPYE, via the coding sequence ATGTCAAACCAATTTAACGCAGGAGATACAGTGTACGTGATCTACAGAAATCCGCACGCCGCCAATGTTGCCCATATTAAGGAAGCCGAAATTATGCACCATCCATACCATGAAGGTGAGCTTTCCCTGTTTATTTTTGAAACTTATCATCCGTTTGCAGAGGATGATGCTGTGTTTGCAAGCTATGAAGAAGCGAAATCACTTTACAAAGAACTATTTGATATCGATCCATACGAGTAA
- the splB gene encoding spore photoproduct lyase: MQNPFVPQLVYIEPRALEYPLAQELQDKFENMGIEIRETTSHNQVRNIPGKNHLQQYRNAKSTLVIGVRKTLKFDSSKPSAEYAIPFATGCMGHCHYCYLQTTMGSKPYIRTYVNVEEILDQADKYMKERAPEFTRFEASCTSDIVGIDHLTHSLKHAIEHFGQSELGKLRFVTKFHHVDHLLDAKHNGKTRFRFSINADYVIKNFEPGTSPLDKRIEAAVKVAKAGYPLGFIVAPIYIHEGWEEGYRHLFEKLDAALPQDVRHDITFELIQHRFTKPAKRVIEKNYPKTKLELDEEKRRYKWGRYGIGKYIYQKDEEHDLREKLESYIDTYFPNAKIEYFT; the protein is encoded by the coding sequence ATGCAGAACCCATTTGTTCCGCAACTTGTTTATATTGAACCGAGAGCGCTGGAATATCCGCTGGCCCAAGAATTACAGGATAAATTTGAGAACATGGGCATTGAAATCAGAGAAACGACATCCCACAATCAGGTGCGTAATATTCCAGGGAAAAATCATCTTCAGCAATATCGCAACGCGAAATCAACTTTAGTCATCGGTGTCAGAAAAACATTAAAGTTTGACTCTTCCAAACCCTCGGCTGAATACGCCATTCCGTTTGCCACAGGCTGTATGGGGCATTGCCATTACTGCTACCTGCAAACAACCATGGGGTCAAAGCCGTATATTAGAACCTATGTAAACGTTGAAGAGATATTAGACCAGGCTGATAAGTATATGAAGGAGCGCGCGCCGGAGTTCACAAGGTTTGAAGCCTCATGTACGTCAGACATAGTAGGAATTGATCATCTGACACACTCGCTGAAGCACGCCATTGAACATTTTGGACAAAGTGAGCTCGGAAAGCTCAGATTTGTAACGAAATTTCATCATGTCGATCACCTATTAGACGCAAAGCATAACGGGAAAACGAGATTCAGATTCAGTATTAATGCCGACTATGTGATTAAAAACTTTGAGCCGGGAACCTCACCTCTTGATAAACGGATAGAAGCCGCAGTAAAAGTGGCAAAAGCAGGATATCCGCTAGGCTTTATTGTTGCACCGATTTATATTCATGAAGGCTGGGAAGAAGGATACAGACATTTGTTTGAAAAACTTGATGCTGCTTTGCCGCAGGATGTCAGACATGATATTACGTTTGAATTAATTCAGCACCGTTTTACAAAGCCGGCCAAACGAGTGATTGAGAAGAATTATCCTAAGACAAAGCTCGAATTAGATGAAGAAAAGCGACGTTATAAATGGGGCCGTTACGGAATCGGGAAATATATTTATCAGAAAGATGAAGAGCATGATCTTCGGGAAAAGCTTGAATCCTATATTGATACTTATTTCCCTAATGCGAAAATCGAATATTTCACTTAA